A genomic stretch from Larus michahellis chromosome 7, bLarMic1.1, whole genome shotgun sequence includes:
- the XAF1 gene encoding XIAP-associated factor 1 isoform X7, with translation MDHDKPSSCRGFPSKRDVSAANFSVHEAHCLRFLTLCPECDEPVARKDMKDHQTEAHKQVRCHHCHQSMQQYQLEHHETKECHERAMKCKICELEMPFNKLQEHLNTCASRTERCWECNKYIMYKDQNKHKDICQNSRLSYGTGGNFCQKCNKSFPDDQYSQHLNQCGAAHKLTTVLAGQSTSKLSSDPPPSSSSLVPSSCSEKATVWRDVRPKGKERDQPLTSKTLLKPAKKKNIGFPSPTRGRLSTSSQDLKDTQSFDMLVTCAHCNILLPLPTLRKHEIKCLRVTSLKNARMKQKSSHGEKEYSFYSADD, from the exons ATGGACCATGACAAACCCAGCAGCTGCCGCGGTTTTCCCAG TAAACGAGATGTGTCTGCTGCCAATTTCTCTGTCCATGAGGCCCACTGCTTGCGGTTTCTCACCCTCTGTCCGGAATGTGATGAACCAGTTGCCCGAAAGGATATGAAGGACCATCAAACAGAAGCACACAAGCAG GTCAGATGTCATCATTGTCACCAAAGCATGCAGCAGTACCAGTTGGAGCATCACGAG ACCAAGGAATGCCATGAACGAGCAATGAAATGCAAGATCTGTGAGCTTGAAATGCCCTTCAACAAGCTGCAGGAACACCTGAACACCTGTGCCAGCCGAACAGAGCGGTGTTGGGAGTGTAACAAATACATCATGTACAAAGACCAGAACAAACACAAAGATATTTGTCAGAACAGCCGTCTGTCCTATG gtaCTGGTGGCAATTTTTGTCAGAAGTGCAATAAGTCATTCCCAGATGACCAGTACTCCCAACATCTG AATCAATGCGGTGCAGCCCATAAGCTGACAACAGTTCTTGCTGGCCAATCAACTTCAAAACTCAGCAGTGATCCACCACCATCTTCTTCCTCCCTggttccctcctcctgctctgagaAAGCAACAGTGTGGAGAGATGTCCGtcccaaagggaaagaaagggaccAGCCATTGACCTCCAAAACCTTGCTTAaacctgcaaaaaagaaaaacattggcTTTCCCTCTCCCACAAGAGGCAGACTTTCCACATCATCTCAGGATCTTAAAGACACCCAGTCTTTTGACATGCTGGTGACCTGTGCCCATTGCAACATTCTTCTGCCGCTTCCAACCCTTCGGAAACATGAG ATCAAATGTCTGCGTGTGACATCTTTGAAAAATGCTAGGatgaaacaaaaatcaagtcATGGAGAAAAAG AATACTCTTTCTACAGCgctgatgattaa
- the XAF1 gene encoding XIAP-associated factor 1 isoform X1 yields the protein MDHDKPSSCRGFPSKRDVSAANFSVHEAHCLRFLTLCPECDEPVARKDMKDHQTEAHKQVRCHHCHQSMQQYQLEHHETKECHERAMKCKICELEMPFNKLQEHLNTCASRTERCWECNKYIMYKDQNKHKDICQNSRLSYGKDVNFQTSEASTNATSICPTGTGGNFCQKCNKSFPDDQYSQHLNQCGAAHKLTTVLAGQSTSKLSSDPPPSSSSLVPSSCSEKATVWRDVRPKGKERDQPLTSKTLLKPAKKKNIGFPSPTRGRLSTSSQDLKDTQSFDMLVTCAHCNILLPLPTLRKHEIKCLRVTSLKNARMKQKSSHGEKGTAEFQKFRIEFIIKDYSTLG from the exons ATGGACCATGACAAACCCAGCAGCTGCCGCGGTTTTCCCAG TAAACGAGATGTGTCTGCTGCCAATTTCTCTGTCCATGAGGCCCACTGCTTGCGGTTTCTCACCCTCTGTCCGGAATGTGATGAACCAGTTGCCCGAAAGGATATGAAGGACCATCAAACAGAAGCACACAAGCAG GTCAGATGTCATCATTGTCACCAAAGCATGCAGCAGTACCAGTTGGAGCATCACGAG ACCAAGGAATGCCATGAACGAGCAATGAAATGCAAGATCTGTGAGCTTGAAATGCCCTTCAACAAGCTGCAGGAACACCTGAACACCTGTGCCAGCCGAACAGAGCGGTGTTGGGAGTGTAACAAATACATCATGTACAAAGACCAGAACAAACACAAAGATATTTGTCAGAACAGCCGTCTGTCCTATGGTAAGGATGTGAACTTTCAAACCAGTGAAGCATCCACTAATGCAACATCTATTTGCCCCACTG gtaCTGGTGGCAATTTTTGTCAGAAGTGCAATAAGTCATTCCCAGATGACCAGTACTCCCAACATCTG AATCAATGCGGTGCAGCCCATAAGCTGACAACAGTTCTTGCTGGCCAATCAACTTCAAAACTCAGCAGTGATCCACCACCATCTTCTTCCTCCCTggttccctcctcctgctctgagaAAGCAACAGTGTGGAGAGATGTCCGtcccaaagggaaagaaagggaccAGCCATTGACCTCCAAAACCTTGCTTAaacctgcaaaaaagaaaaacattggcTTTCCCTCTCCCACAAGAGGCAGACTTTCCACATCATCTCAGGATCTTAAAGACACCCAGTCTTTTGACATGCTGGTGACCTGTGCCCATTGCAACATTCTTCTGCCGCTTCCAACCCTTCGGAAACATGAG ATCAAATGTCTGCGTGTGACATCTTTGAAAAATGCTAGGatgaaacaaaaatcaagtcATGGAGAAAAAGGTActgcagaatttcagaaatttaGAATAGAATTCATCATTAAGGATTATTCTACATTGGGTTAA
- the XAF1 gene encoding XIAP-associated factor 1 isoform X8: protein MTEESRFCKNCKRDVSAANFSVHEAHCLRFLTLCPECDEPVARKDMKDHQTEAHKQVRCHHCHQSMQQYQLEHHETKECHERAMKCKICELEMPFNKLQEHLNTCASRTERCWECNKYIMYKDQNKHKDICQNSRLSYGTGGNFCQKCNKSFPDDQYSQHLNQCGAAHKLTTVLAGQSTSKLSSDPPPSSSSLVPSSCSEKATVWRDVRPKGKERDQPLTSKTLLKPAKKKNIGFPSPTRGRLSTSSQDLKDTQSFDMLVTCAHCNILLPLPTLRKHEIKCLRVTSLKNARMKQKSSHGEKEYSFYSADD, encoded by the exons atgacaGAAGAGAGCAGGTTCTGCAAAAATTG TAAACGAGATGTGTCTGCTGCCAATTTCTCTGTCCATGAGGCCCACTGCTTGCGGTTTCTCACCCTCTGTCCGGAATGTGATGAACCAGTTGCCCGAAAGGATATGAAGGACCATCAAACAGAAGCACACAAGCAG GTCAGATGTCATCATTGTCACCAAAGCATGCAGCAGTACCAGTTGGAGCATCACGAG ACCAAGGAATGCCATGAACGAGCAATGAAATGCAAGATCTGTGAGCTTGAAATGCCCTTCAACAAGCTGCAGGAACACCTGAACACCTGTGCCAGCCGAACAGAGCGGTGTTGGGAGTGTAACAAATACATCATGTACAAAGACCAGAACAAACACAAAGATATTTGTCAGAACAGCCGTCTGTCCTATG gtaCTGGTGGCAATTTTTGTCAGAAGTGCAATAAGTCATTCCCAGATGACCAGTACTCCCAACATCTG AATCAATGCGGTGCAGCCCATAAGCTGACAACAGTTCTTGCTGGCCAATCAACTTCAAAACTCAGCAGTGATCCACCACCATCTTCTTCCTCCCTggttccctcctcctgctctgagaAAGCAACAGTGTGGAGAGATGTCCGtcccaaagggaaagaaagggaccAGCCATTGACCTCCAAAACCTTGCTTAaacctgcaaaaaagaaaaacattggcTTTCCCTCTCCCACAAGAGGCAGACTTTCCACATCATCTCAGGATCTTAAAGACACCCAGTCTTTTGACATGCTGGTGACCTGTGCCCATTGCAACATTCTTCTGCCGCTTCCAACCCTTCGGAAACATGAG ATCAAATGTCTGCGTGTGACATCTTTGAAAAATGCTAGGatgaaacaaaaatcaagtcATGGAGAAAAAG AATACTCTTTCTACAGCgctgatgattaa
- the XAF1 gene encoding XIAP-associated factor 1 isoform X12, with protein sequence MGTFENWMPAQNDSFLQNQQVRCHHCHQSMQQYQLEHHETKECHERAMKCKICELEMPFNKLQEHLNTCASRTERCWECNKYIMYKDQNKHKDICQNSRLSYGTGGNFCQKCNKSFPDDQYSQHLNQCGAAHKLTTVLAGQSTSKLSSDPPPSSSSLVPSSCSEKATVWRDVRPKGKERDQPLTSKTLLKPAKKKNIGFPSPTRGRLSTSSQDLKDTQSFDMLVTCAHCNILLPLPTLRKHEIKCLRVTSLKNARMKQKSSHGEKEYSFYSADD encoded by the exons ATGGGCACCTTTGAGAACTGGATGCCTGCACAGAATGACAGCTTCCTGCAGAATCAGCAG GTCAGATGTCATCATTGTCACCAAAGCATGCAGCAGTACCAGTTGGAGCATCACGAG ACCAAGGAATGCCATGAACGAGCAATGAAATGCAAGATCTGTGAGCTTGAAATGCCCTTCAACAAGCTGCAGGAACACCTGAACACCTGTGCCAGCCGAACAGAGCGGTGTTGGGAGTGTAACAAATACATCATGTACAAAGACCAGAACAAACACAAAGATATTTGTCAGAACAGCCGTCTGTCCTATG gtaCTGGTGGCAATTTTTGTCAGAAGTGCAATAAGTCATTCCCAGATGACCAGTACTCCCAACATCTG AATCAATGCGGTGCAGCCCATAAGCTGACAACAGTTCTTGCTGGCCAATCAACTTCAAAACTCAGCAGTGATCCACCACCATCTTCTTCCTCCCTggttccctcctcctgctctgagaAAGCAACAGTGTGGAGAGATGTCCGtcccaaagggaaagaaagggaccAGCCATTGACCTCCAAAACCTTGCTTAaacctgcaaaaaagaaaaacattggcTTTCCCTCTCCCACAAGAGGCAGACTTTCCACATCATCTCAGGATCTTAAAGACACCCAGTCTTTTGACATGCTGGTGACCTGTGCCCATTGCAACATTCTTCTGCCGCTTCCAACCCTTCGGAAACATGAG ATCAAATGTCTGCGTGTGACATCTTTGAAAAATGCTAGGatgaaacaaaaatcaagtcATGGAGAAAAAG AATACTCTTTCTACAGCgctgatgattaa
- the XAF1 gene encoding XIAP-associated factor 1 isoform X6, translated as MTEESRFCKNCKRDVSAANFSVHEAHCLRFLTLCPECDEPVARKDMKDHQTEAHKQVRCHHCHQSMQQYQLEHHETKECHERAMKCKICELEMPFNKLQEHLNTCASRTERCWECNKYIMYKDQNKHKDICQNSRLSYGTGGNFCQKCNKSFPDDQYSQHLNQCGAAHKLTTVLAGQSTSKLSSDPPPSSSSLVPSSCSEKATVWRDVRPKGKERDQPLTSKTLLKPAKKKNIGFPSPTRGRLSTSSQDLKDTQSFDMLVTCAHCNILLPLPTLRKHEIKCLRVTSLKNARMKQKSSHGEKGTAEFQKFRIEFIIKDYSTLG; from the exons atgacaGAAGAGAGCAGGTTCTGCAAAAATTG TAAACGAGATGTGTCTGCTGCCAATTTCTCTGTCCATGAGGCCCACTGCTTGCGGTTTCTCACCCTCTGTCCGGAATGTGATGAACCAGTTGCCCGAAAGGATATGAAGGACCATCAAACAGAAGCACACAAGCAG GTCAGATGTCATCATTGTCACCAAAGCATGCAGCAGTACCAGTTGGAGCATCACGAG ACCAAGGAATGCCATGAACGAGCAATGAAATGCAAGATCTGTGAGCTTGAAATGCCCTTCAACAAGCTGCAGGAACACCTGAACACCTGTGCCAGCCGAACAGAGCGGTGTTGGGAGTGTAACAAATACATCATGTACAAAGACCAGAACAAACACAAAGATATTTGTCAGAACAGCCGTCTGTCCTATG gtaCTGGTGGCAATTTTTGTCAGAAGTGCAATAAGTCATTCCCAGATGACCAGTACTCCCAACATCTG AATCAATGCGGTGCAGCCCATAAGCTGACAACAGTTCTTGCTGGCCAATCAACTTCAAAACTCAGCAGTGATCCACCACCATCTTCTTCCTCCCTggttccctcctcctgctctgagaAAGCAACAGTGTGGAGAGATGTCCGtcccaaagggaaagaaagggaccAGCCATTGACCTCCAAAACCTTGCTTAaacctgcaaaaaagaaaaacattggcTTTCCCTCTCCCACAAGAGGCAGACTTTCCACATCATCTCAGGATCTTAAAGACACCCAGTCTTTTGACATGCTGGTGACCTGTGCCCATTGCAACATTCTTCTGCCGCTTCCAACCCTTCGGAAACATGAG ATCAAATGTCTGCGTGTGACATCTTTGAAAAATGCTAGGatgaaacaaaaatcaagtcATGGAGAAAAAGGTActgcagaatttcagaaatttaGAATAGAATTCATCATTAAGGATTATTCTACATTGGGTTAA
- the XAF1 gene encoding XIAP-associated factor 1 isoform X9: protein MGTFENWMPAQNDSFLQNQQVRCHHCHQSMQQYQLEHHETKECHERAMKCKICELEMPFNKLQEHLNTCASRTERCWECNKYIMYKDQNKHKDICQNSRLSYGKDVNFQTSEASTNATSICPTGTGGNFCQKCNKSFPDDQYSQHLNQCGAAHKLTTVLAGQSTSKLSSDPPPSSSSLVPSSCSEKATVWRDVRPKGKERDQPLTSKTLLKPAKKKNIGFPSPTRGRLSTSSQDLKDTQSFDMLVTCAHCNILLPLPTLRKHEIKCLRVTSLKNARMKQKSSHGEKGTAEFQKFRIEFIIKDYSTLG, encoded by the exons ATGGGCACCTTTGAGAACTGGATGCCTGCACAGAATGACAGCTTCCTGCAGAATCAGCAG GTCAGATGTCATCATTGTCACCAAAGCATGCAGCAGTACCAGTTGGAGCATCACGAG ACCAAGGAATGCCATGAACGAGCAATGAAATGCAAGATCTGTGAGCTTGAAATGCCCTTCAACAAGCTGCAGGAACACCTGAACACCTGTGCCAGCCGAACAGAGCGGTGTTGGGAGTGTAACAAATACATCATGTACAAAGACCAGAACAAACACAAAGATATTTGTCAGAACAGCCGTCTGTCCTATGGTAAGGATGTGAACTTTCAAACCAGTGAAGCATCCACTAATGCAACATCTATTTGCCCCACTG gtaCTGGTGGCAATTTTTGTCAGAAGTGCAATAAGTCATTCCCAGATGACCAGTACTCCCAACATCTG AATCAATGCGGTGCAGCCCATAAGCTGACAACAGTTCTTGCTGGCCAATCAACTTCAAAACTCAGCAGTGATCCACCACCATCTTCTTCCTCCCTggttccctcctcctgctctgagaAAGCAACAGTGTGGAGAGATGTCCGtcccaaagggaaagaaagggaccAGCCATTGACCTCCAAAACCTTGCTTAaacctgcaaaaaagaaaaacattggcTTTCCCTCTCCCACAAGAGGCAGACTTTCCACATCATCTCAGGATCTTAAAGACACCCAGTCTTTTGACATGCTGGTGACCTGTGCCCATTGCAACATTCTTCTGCCGCTTCCAACCCTTCGGAAACATGAG ATCAAATGTCTGCGTGTGACATCTTTGAAAAATGCTAGGatgaaacaaaaatcaagtcATGGAGAAAAAGGTActgcagaatttcagaaatttaGAATAGAATTCATCATTAAGGATTATTCTACATTGGGTTAA
- the XAF1 gene encoding XIAP-associated factor 1 isoform X2 has product MTEESRFCKNCKRDVSAANFSVHEAHCLRFLTLCPECDEPVARKDMKDHQTEAHKQVRCHHCHQSMQQYQLEHHETKECHERAMKCKICELEMPFNKLQEHLNTCASRTERCWECNKYIMYKDQNKHKDICQNSRLSYGKDVNFQTSEASTNATSICPTGTGGNFCQKCNKSFPDDQYSQHLNQCGAAHKLTTVLAGQSTSKLSSDPPPSSSSLVPSSCSEKATVWRDVRPKGKERDQPLTSKTLLKPAKKKNIGFPSPTRGRLSTSSQDLKDTQSFDMLVTCAHCNILLPLPTLRKHEIKCLRVTSLKNARMKQKSSHGEKGTAEFQKFRIEFIIKDYSTLG; this is encoded by the exons atgacaGAAGAGAGCAGGTTCTGCAAAAATTG TAAACGAGATGTGTCTGCTGCCAATTTCTCTGTCCATGAGGCCCACTGCTTGCGGTTTCTCACCCTCTGTCCGGAATGTGATGAACCAGTTGCCCGAAAGGATATGAAGGACCATCAAACAGAAGCACACAAGCAG GTCAGATGTCATCATTGTCACCAAAGCATGCAGCAGTACCAGTTGGAGCATCACGAG ACCAAGGAATGCCATGAACGAGCAATGAAATGCAAGATCTGTGAGCTTGAAATGCCCTTCAACAAGCTGCAGGAACACCTGAACACCTGTGCCAGCCGAACAGAGCGGTGTTGGGAGTGTAACAAATACATCATGTACAAAGACCAGAACAAACACAAAGATATTTGTCAGAACAGCCGTCTGTCCTATGGTAAGGATGTGAACTTTCAAACCAGTGAAGCATCCACTAATGCAACATCTATTTGCCCCACTG gtaCTGGTGGCAATTTTTGTCAGAAGTGCAATAAGTCATTCCCAGATGACCAGTACTCCCAACATCTG AATCAATGCGGTGCAGCCCATAAGCTGACAACAGTTCTTGCTGGCCAATCAACTTCAAAACTCAGCAGTGATCCACCACCATCTTCTTCCTCCCTggttccctcctcctgctctgagaAAGCAACAGTGTGGAGAGATGTCCGtcccaaagggaaagaaagggaccAGCCATTGACCTCCAAAACCTTGCTTAaacctgcaaaaaagaaaaacattggcTTTCCCTCTCCCACAAGAGGCAGACTTTCCACATCATCTCAGGATCTTAAAGACACCCAGTCTTTTGACATGCTGGTGACCTGTGCCCATTGCAACATTCTTCTGCCGCTTCCAACCCTTCGGAAACATGAG ATCAAATGTCTGCGTGTGACATCTTTGAAAAATGCTAGGatgaaacaaaaatcaagtcATGGAGAAAAAGGTActgcagaatttcagaaatttaGAATAGAATTCATCATTAAGGATTATTCTACATTGGGTTAA
- the XAF1 gene encoding XIAP-associated factor 1 isoform X11: MGTFENWMPAQNDSFLQNQQVRCHHCHQSMQQYQLEHHETKECHERAMKCKICELEMPFNKLQEHLNTCASRTERCWECNKYIMYKDQNKHKDICQNSRLSYGKDVNFQTSEASTNATSICPTGTGGNFCQKCNKSFPDDQYSQHLNQCGAAHKLTTVLAGQSTSKLSSDPPPSSSSLVPSSCSEKATVWRDVRPKGKERDQPLTSKTLLKPAKKKNIGFPSPTRGRLSTSSQDLKDTQSFDMLVTCAHCNILLPLPTLRKHEIKCLRVTSLKNARMKQKSSHGEKEYSFYSADD; this comes from the exons ATGGGCACCTTTGAGAACTGGATGCCTGCACAGAATGACAGCTTCCTGCAGAATCAGCAG GTCAGATGTCATCATTGTCACCAAAGCATGCAGCAGTACCAGTTGGAGCATCACGAG ACCAAGGAATGCCATGAACGAGCAATGAAATGCAAGATCTGTGAGCTTGAAATGCCCTTCAACAAGCTGCAGGAACACCTGAACACCTGTGCCAGCCGAACAGAGCGGTGTTGGGAGTGTAACAAATACATCATGTACAAAGACCAGAACAAACACAAAGATATTTGTCAGAACAGCCGTCTGTCCTATGGTAAGGATGTGAACTTTCAAACCAGTGAAGCATCCACTAATGCAACATCTATTTGCCCCACTG gtaCTGGTGGCAATTTTTGTCAGAAGTGCAATAAGTCATTCCCAGATGACCAGTACTCCCAACATCTG AATCAATGCGGTGCAGCCCATAAGCTGACAACAGTTCTTGCTGGCCAATCAACTTCAAAACTCAGCAGTGATCCACCACCATCTTCTTCCTCCCTggttccctcctcctgctctgagaAAGCAACAGTGTGGAGAGATGTCCGtcccaaagggaaagaaagggaccAGCCATTGACCTCCAAAACCTTGCTTAaacctgcaaaaaagaaaaacattggcTTTCCCTCTCCCACAAGAGGCAGACTTTCCACATCATCTCAGGATCTTAAAGACACCCAGTCTTTTGACATGCTGGTGACCTGTGCCCATTGCAACATTCTTCTGCCGCTTCCAACCCTTCGGAAACATGAG ATCAAATGTCTGCGTGTGACATCTTTGAAAAATGCTAGGatgaaacaaaaatcaagtcATGGAGAAAAAG AATACTCTTTCTACAGCgctgatgattaa
- the XAF1 gene encoding XIAP-associated factor 1 isoform X4: MTEESRFCKNCKRDVSAANFSVHEAHCLRFLTLCPECDEPVARKDMKDHQTEAHKQVRCHHCHQSMQQYQLEHHETKECHERAMKCKICELEMPFNKLQEHLNTCASRTERCWECNKYIMYKDQNKHKDICQNSRLSYGKDVNFQTSEASTNATSICPTGTGGNFCQKCNKSFPDDQYSQHLNQCGAAHKLTTVLAGQSTSKLSSDPPPSSSSLVPSSCSEKATVWRDVRPKGKERDQPLTSKTLLKPAKKKNIGFPSPTRGRLSTSSQDLKDTQSFDMLVTCAHCNILLPLPTLRKHEIKCLRVTSLKNARMKQKSSHGEKEYSFYSADD, encoded by the exons atgacaGAAGAGAGCAGGTTCTGCAAAAATTG TAAACGAGATGTGTCTGCTGCCAATTTCTCTGTCCATGAGGCCCACTGCTTGCGGTTTCTCACCCTCTGTCCGGAATGTGATGAACCAGTTGCCCGAAAGGATATGAAGGACCATCAAACAGAAGCACACAAGCAG GTCAGATGTCATCATTGTCACCAAAGCATGCAGCAGTACCAGTTGGAGCATCACGAG ACCAAGGAATGCCATGAACGAGCAATGAAATGCAAGATCTGTGAGCTTGAAATGCCCTTCAACAAGCTGCAGGAACACCTGAACACCTGTGCCAGCCGAACAGAGCGGTGTTGGGAGTGTAACAAATACATCATGTACAAAGACCAGAACAAACACAAAGATATTTGTCAGAACAGCCGTCTGTCCTATGGTAAGGATGTGAACTTTCAAACCAGTGAAGCATCCACTAATGCAACATCTATTTGCCCCACTG gtaCTGGTGGCAATTTTTGTCAGAAGTGCAATAAGTCATTCCCAGATGACCAGTACTCCCAACATCTG AATCAATGCGGTGCAGCCCATAAGCTGACAACAGTTCTTGCTGGCCAATCAACTTCAAAACTCAGCAGTGATCCACCACCATCTTCTTCCTCCCTggttccctcctcctgctctgagaAAGCAACAGTGTGGAGAGATGTCCGtcccaaagggaaagaaagggaccAGCCATTGACCTCCAAAACCTTGCTTAaacctgcaaaaaagaaaaacattggcTTTCCCTCTCCCACAAGAGGCAGACTTTCCACATCATCTCAGGATCTTAAAGACACCCAGTCTTTTGACATGCTGGTGACCTGTGCCCATTGCAACATTCTTCTGCCGCTTCCAACCCTTCGGAAACATGAG ATCAAATGTCTGCGTGTGACATCTTTGAAAAATGCTAGGatgaaacaaaaatcaagtcATGGAGAAAAAG AATACTCTTTCTACAGCgctgatgattaa
- the XAF1 gene encoding XIAP-associated factor 1 isoform X10, translating into MKDHQTEAHKQVRCHHCHQSMQQYQLEHHETKECHERAMKCKICELEMPFNKLQEHLNTCASRTERCWECNKYIMYKDQNKHKDICQNSRLSYGKDVNFQTSEASTNATSICPTGTGGNFCQKCNKSFPDDQYSQHLNQCGAAHKLTTVLAGQSTSKLSSDPPPSSSSLVPSSCSEKATVWRDVRPKGKERDQPLTSKTLLKPAKKKNIGFPSPTRGRLSTSSQDLKDTQSFDMLVTCAHCNILLPLPTLRKHEIKCLRVTSLKNARMKQKSSHGEKGTAEFQKFRIEFIIKDYSTLG; encoded by the exons ATGAAGGACCATCAAACAGAAGCACACAAGCAG GTCAGATGTCATCATTGTCACCAAAGCATGCAGCAGTACCAGTTGGAGCATCACGAG ACCAAGGAATGCCATGAACGAGCAATGAAATGCAAGATCTGTGAGCTTGAAATGCCCTTCAACAAGCTGCAGGAACACCTGAACACCTGTGCCAGCCGAACAGAGCGGTGTTGGGAGTGTAACAAATACATCATGTACAAAGACCAGAACAAACACAAAGATATTTGTCAGAACAGCCGTCTGTCCTATGGTAAGGATGTGAACTTTCAAACCAGTGAAGCATCCACTAATGCAACATCTATTTGCCCCACTG gtaCTGGTGGCAATTTTTGTCAGAAGTGCAATAAGTCATTCCCAGATGACCAGTACTCCCAACATCTG AATCAATGCGGTGCAGCCCATAAGCTGACAACAGTTCTTGCTGGCCAATCAACTTCAAAACTCAGCAGTGATCCACCACCATCTTCTTCCTCCCTggttccctcctcctgctctgagaAAGCAACAGTGTGGAGAGATGTCCGtcccaaagggaaagaaagggaccAGCCATTGACCTCCAAAACCTTGCTTAaacctgcaaaaaagaaaaacattggcTTTCCCTCTCCCACAAGAGGCAGACTTTCCACATCATCTCAGGATCTTAAAGACACCCAGTCTTTTGACATGCTGGTGACCTGTGCCCATTGCAACATTCTTCTGCCGCTTCCAACCCTTCGGAAACATGAG ATCAAATGTCTGCGTGTGACATCTTTGAAAAATGCTAGGatgaaacaaaaatcaagtcATGGAGAAAAAGGTActgcagaatttcagaaatttaGAATAGAATTCATCATTAAGGATTATTCTACATTGGGTTAA
- the XAF1 gene encoding XIAP-associated factor 1 isoform X3 gives MDHDKPSSCRGFPSKRDVSAANFSVHEAHCLRFLTLCPECDEPVARKDMKDHQTEAHKQVRCHHCHQSMQQYQLEHHETKECHERAMKCKICELEMPFNKLQEHLNTCASRTERCWECNKYIMYKDQNKHKDICQNSRLSYGKDVNFQTSEASTNATSICPTGTGGNFCQKCNKSFPDDQYSQHLNQCGAAHKLTTVLAGQSTSKLSSDPPPSSSSLVPSSCSEKATVWRDVRPKGKERDQPLTSKTLLKPAKKKNIGFPSPTRGRLSTSSQDLKDTQSFDMLVTCAHCNILLPLPTLRKHEIKCLRVTSLKNARMKQKSSHGEKEYSFYSADD, from the exons ATGGACCATGACAAACCCAGCAGCTGCCGCGGTTTTCCCAG TAAACGAGATGTGTCTGCTGCCAATTTCTCTGTCCATGAGGCCCACTGCTTGCGGTTTCTCACCCTCTGTCCGGAATGTGATGAACCAGTTGCCCGAAAGGATATGAAGGACCATCAAACAGAAGCACACAAGCAG GTCAGATGTCATCATTGTCACCAAAGCATGCAGCAGTACCAGTTGGAGCATCACGAG ACCAAGGAATGCCATGAACGAGCAATGAAATGCAAGATCTGTGAGCTTGAAATGCCCTTCAACAAGCTGCAGGAACACCTGAACACCTGTGCCAGCCGAACAGAGCGGTGTTGGGAGTGTAACAAATACATCATGTACAAAGACCAGAACAAACACAAAGATATTTGTCAGAACAGCCGTCTGTCCTATGGTAAGGATGTGAACTTTCAAACCAGTGAAGCATCCACTAATGCAACATCTATTTGCCCCACTG gtaCTGGTGGCAATTTTTGTCAGAAGTGCAATAAGTCATTCCCAGATGACCAGTACTCCCAACATCTG AATCAATGCGGTGCAGCCCATAAGCTGACAACAGTTCTTGCTGGCCAATCAACTTCAAAACTCAGCAGTGATCCACCACCATCTTCTTCCTCCCTggttccctcctcctgctctgagaAAGCAACAGTGTGGAGAGATGTCCGtcccaaagggaaagaaagggaccAGCCATTGACCTCCAAAACCTTGCTTAaacctgcaaaaaagaaaaacattggcTTTCCCTCTCCCACAAGAGGCAGACTTTCCACATCATCTCAGGATCTTAAAGACACCCAGTCTTTTGACATGCTGGTGACCTGTGCCCATTGCAACATTCTTCTGCCGCTTCCAACCCTTCGGAAACATGAG ATCAAATGTCTGCGTGTGACATCTTTGAAAAATGCTAGGatgaaacaaaaatcaagtcATGGAGAAAAAG AATACTCTTTCTACAGCgctgatgattaa